In one Musa acuminata AAA Group cultivar baxijiao chromosome BXJ2-5, Cavendish_Baxijiao_AAA, whole genome shotgun sequence genomic region, the following are encoded:
- the LOC103986324 gene encoding pentatricopeptide repeat-containing protein At1g53600, mitochondrial-like — MLRRHIAKPSRCRTSLLISAFNFSTVSSLAASAQVLPKPPSLDPKSRGLLVSCNARITRSGRDGDLLGAQSVFDRMPVRDVVSWTALLTAYAENGRISEARRIFDEMPTRNMVTWNAMISGYVRSAHVFEARELFTRMPARDVVSYSAMITGFAKCGMIKEAEEVYQEMPRRWRDPVASNALICGYLRVGKLDMAACVFESMEAKDVVSWSSMVDGCCKCGRLSDARRIFDAMPERNVVSWTAMIRGYFKGGIYEDGFGLFLQMRREGVGINSTMLSVMIDATAELERIEEGIQIHALVLVTGLQNDVFLGDSIIVMYTRVGWMEAAKNTFSCMNTRDVVSWNSLLAGYIRYDMLEEANVLFETMPEKDAVSWTSMMVGFSNRGWISESVRLFHEMPVKDEVAWTAIISGFVANGEHDNALWWFHRMVHEGFKPNGFTLSTVLSASANLAILDQGMQIHARIIKTDLESDVAVQSSLVSMYAKCGKVTDAYHVFLHIFDPNLITVNAMMTAFAQHGLAEEALQLFKDMQGYGCKPNQVTFLAILSACARAGLVNEGYKHFKSMSSSYGIEPGPDHYTCTVDLLGRAGFLTEALDLIESMPFSPHSAIWGALLNASRMHSDLELAELAAQRLLDLEPNNATTYAVLSNLYGLAGRKKDEERMRITKQTNGVRKSPGYSWVISDSYSSQQNTA, encoded by the coding sequence ATGCTGCGAAGACACATCGCCAAGCCAAGCCGTTGCCGTACGAGTCTCCTCATCTCGGCCTTCAACTTCTCGACAGTGTCGTCACTCGCCGCGTCCGCCCAAGTCCTGCCGAAGCCGCCATCGCTTGACCCGAAGTCCCGCGGCCTCTTGGTCTCCTGCAACGCCCGGATCACCAGGAGCGGGCGAGATGGCGATCTCCTCGGCGCCCAGTCCGTCTTCGACCGCATGCCCGTCCGCGACGTCGTCTCGTGGACGGCGCTCCTCACTGCCTACGCTGAAAACGGCCGGATCTCTGAAGCCCGGAGGATATTCGACGAAATGCCCACGAGAAACATGGTCACTTGGAACGCGATGATCTCGGGCTACGTGCGCTCCGCCCACGTCTTCGAGGCCCGCGAGTTGTTCACGCGTATGCCCGCCCGGGATGTGGTCTCCTACTCCGCCATGATTACAGGATTTGCGAAGTGCGGGATGATAAAGGAGGCCGAGGAAGTCTACCAGGAGATGCCGCGGAGGTGGCGCGACCCGGTTGCTTCAAACGCCTTGATCTGTGGGTACCTGAGggttggcaagcttgatatggctGCCTGTGTGTTTGAGTCGATGGAGGCGAAGGATGTGGTCTCCTGGAGCTCGATGGTCGATGGGTGTTGCAAATGTGGGAGGCTCTCTGATGCCAGAAGGATTTTCGATGCAATGCCGGAGAGGAATGTGGTTTCCTGGACTGCTATGATTCGAGGATACTTTAAGGGTGGAATATATGAAGATGGGTTTGGACTGTTTCTACAGATGAGGAGAGAAGGCGTGGGCATCAATTCCACAATGCTTTCGGTCATGATCGATGCCACTGCCGAATTGGAAAGGATAGAAGAAGGGATTCAGATTCATGCTCTTGTCTTGGTAACGGGACTCCAAAATGATGTCTTCTTAGGTGATTCAATTATTGTCATGTACACTAGAGTTGGTTGGATGGAAGCTGCAAAAAATACGTTCAGCTGCATGAACACAAGAGATGTAGTCTCATGGAATTCTTTGCTAGCTGGATACATCCGGTATGACATGCTAGAGGAGGCCAATGTGTTGTTTGAGACCATGCCAGAGAAGGATGCTGTATCTTGGACCTCAATGATGGTGGGATTTTCCAATAGAGGGTGGATTTCCGAGTCTGTCCGTCTATTTCATGAGATGCCTGTGAAAGATGAAGTTGCATGGACTGCAATCATTTCAGGGTTTGTGGCGAATGGGGAGCATGATAATGCATTGTGGTGGTTCCATCGCATGGTGCATGAAGGGTTTAAGCCCAATGGTTTCACACTGAGCACCGTACTCAGTGCTTCAGCTAACTTGGCAATTCTGGACCAGGGAATGCAGATTCATGCTCGTATCATCAAAACAGATCTAGAGTCAGATGTGGCTGTCCAAAGCTCTCTGGTCTCAATGTATGCAAAGTGTGGGAAGGTGACTGATGCATATCATGTCTTCTTGCATATCTTTGACCCAAACCTTATTACAGTGAATGCAATGATGACAGCATTTGCTCAACATGGTTTGGCAGAAGAAGCTCTTCAATTGTTTAAGGACATGCAGGGATATGGCTGCAAACCTAATCAGGTTACGTTCCTAGCGATTCTTTCAGCTTGTGCTCGTGCAGGCTTAGTTAATGAAGGTTATAAGCACTTTAAATCCATGTCATCTTCATATGGCATAGAACCAGGACCTGATCATTATACCTGCACAGTCGATCTCCTAGGCCGTGCAGGGTTTCTTACAGAAGCATTAGATTTGATTGAATCGATGCCATTTTCTCCTCATTCTGCAATATGGGGAGCATTGCTTAATGCTAGTAGGATGCACTCTGATCTTGAACTTGCAGAGTTGGCCGCTCAGCGACTTCTGGATTTGGAACCAAACAATGCAACAACTTATGCTGTCCTGTCAAACTTGTATGGTTTGGCAGGGCGCAAGAAGGATGAGGAGAGAATGAGAATAACAAAGCAGACCAATGGTGTGAGGAAGAGTCCAGGATATAGTTGGGTTATATCTGATAGTTATTCAAGCCAGCAGAACACAGCATGA